A window of the Citrus sinensis cultivar Valencia sweet orange chromosome 9, DVS_A1.0, whole genome shotgun sequence genome harbors these coding sequences:
- the LOC102607502 gene encoding probable receptor-like protein kinase At5g24010 has product MEAHQEAIHFLCVTVTLLCPLLHFSSPSLASFIPTDNYLINCGSPTNASLYNRFFVPDASSKSVSFSADNSISLKSKTPPQDSPSPYDTARVFTSDGSYKLNIKRNGTHLVRFHFSPFESDNFKLASAKFGVLANGLLLLQDFSTQVVVLKEFIVKVDGDVIEIEFRPVGDKNFGFVNAIEVFSAPEDFIVDDGARVISGSGSIEEFRNLSSEILETILRINVGGSELTPFNDTLWRTWVPDDEFLVLKSAAKRVATTHPPNYQKGGASREIGPDNVYMTAQEMNRDNAMLGARFNITWDFPVGSHGNRHLVRLHFCDIVSPSLNQLYFNVFINDYSAYKDLDLSSITFHSLASPVYMDFVADSDDAGVVRVSVGPSELSGSLKVNAILNGVEIMKMVHLTVSETGEKNKKIWIVVGSVVGGFVLLCLVALAVLVLFKCRKKKPKPRPADSVGWTPLRAYGCSSHSKMSEGTVNASPGQNGYHRLKIPFTDLQTATNNFDKNLIIGSGGFGMVYKGVLRDNTKVAVKRGVPGSRQGLPEFQTEITVLSKIRHRHLVSLVGYCEEQSEMILVYEYMEKGPLKKHLYGPDRTPLSWKQRLEICIGAARGLHYLHTGSAEGIIHRDIKSTNILLDENYVSKVADFGLSRSGPCLDETHVSTGVKGSFGYLDPEYFRRQQLTDKSDVYSFGVVLFEVLCARTAVDPLLAREQVNLAEWAMQWQKKGMLEHIIDPQLIGKINLDSLKKFGETAEKCLADYGVDRPSMGDVLWNLEYALQLQESGSGLPREQREDSNTNPPALPTRTIVPQAPSSHVREKEVDGNASSDLRTSQVFSQLMTNEGR; this is encoded by the coding sequence ATGGAGGCTCATCAAGAAGCCATTCACTTTCTCTGTGTAACTGTAACTCTTCTCTGTCCCCTCCTCCACTTCtcatcaccatcattagcTTCTTTCATTCCCACAGACAACTACCTCATCAACTGCGGATCACCCACAAACGCTTCCCTTTATAACCGATTCTTTGTTCCTGATGCTTCTTCAAAATCAGTCTCCTTTTCAGCAGACAATTCCATTTCACTCAAAAGCAAAACCCCACCTCAAGATTCCCCTTCTCCATACGACACTGCAAGAGTTTTCACCAGTGATGGCAGTTACAAGCTTAACATTAAGAGAAACGGGACTCACTTGGTACGTTTTCATTTCTCTCCATTCGAAAGCGATAATTTTAAGTTAGCATCTGCCAAGTTTGGTGTTTTGGCTAATGGCTTGTTGTTACTTCAAGATTTTAGTACTCAAGTTGTGGTGCTTAAGGAGTTTATTGTGAaagttgatggtgacgtgatTGAGATAGAGTTTAGGCCTGTTGGTGATAAGAATTTTGGGTTTGTTAATGCAATTGAGGTTTTTTCGGCTCCGGAGGACTTTATTGTTGATGATGGGGCTAGGGTGATTAGTGGAAGTGGGAGTATTGAGGAGTTTAGGAATCTTAGTTCGGAGATTTTGGAGACTATTCTTAGGATTAACGTGGGAGGTTCAGAGTTGACACCTTTTAATGATACTTTGTGGAGGACTTGGGTTCCTGATGATGAGTTTCTTGTTTTGAAGTCTGCTGCTAAGCGTGTAGCCACCACTCATCCACCAAATTACCAAAAGGGTGGTGCGTCTCGGGAGATTGGACCTGATAATGTTTATATGACTGCACAAGAGATGAATAGGGATAATGCAATGTTAGGTGCGAGATTTAACATCACTTGGGATTTTCCGGTGGGTTCGCATGGTAATAGACACTTGGTTCGGTTGCATTTTTGTGATATTGTCAGTCCTTCGCTTAATCagttatattttaatgtgtttattaatgattattctGCATACAAGGATCTTGATTTGTCCTCGATTACGTTCCATTCGCTTGCATCTCCTGTTTACATGGATTTTGTGGCGGATTCAGATGACGCCGGGGTTGTGCGTGTAAGTGTTGGACCTTCAGAATTGAGTGGTTCTTTGAAAGTTAATGCTATTTTGAATGGAGTGGAGATTATGAAAATGGTACATTTAACAGTTTCTGAAACTGgagagaagaataaaaaaatttggattgTGGTGGGTTCAGTTGTTGGAGgctttgttttattgtgtttgGTTGCACTTGCTGTTCTGGTCTTATTTAAATGCAGGAAGAAGAAGCCGAAACCAAGGCCTGCAGACAGTGTTGGTTGGACACCTTTGCGTGCGTATGGATGCAGCTCCCACAGTAAAATGTCTGAAGGGACTGTCAACGCATCTCCTGGTCAAAATGGATATCATAGGTTGAAGATCCCTTTCACTGATCTCCAAACGGCCACCAACAACTTTGACAAGAATCTGATTATTGGTTCTGGTGGATTTGGTATGGTCTACAAAGGGGTTCTTAGAGACAATACAAAAGTTGCTGTTAAAAGAGGTGTTCCGGGATCTAGGCAGGGACTCCCTGAATTCCAGACTGAAATAACCGTATTGTCCAAAATCCGTCACCGCCATCTTGTTTCTCTTGTCGGATACTGTGAGGAACAGTCTGAAATGATATTGGTGTATGAGTACATGGAAAAGGGGCCGCTGAAGAAGCATTTATATGGTCCAGATCGTACCCCTTTATCTTGGAAACAAAGGCTTGAAATATGCATTGGTGCAGCTAGGGGCCTTCACTACCTCCACACAGGTTCAGCAGAAGGAATTATCCACCGTGACATTAAGTCGACGAATATCTTGCTTGACGAAAATTATGTGTCCAAGGTTGCTGATTTTGGTCTTTCAAGATCTGGCCCATGTCTCGATGAAACCCATGTAAGCACTGGTGTCAAAGGTAGTTTCGGGTATCTTGATCCAGAGTATTTCCGAAGGCAACAACTTACAGATAAATCAGATGTTTATTCATTTGGGGTTGTGCTTTTCGAAGTTCTGTGTGCTAGAACTGCTGTGGATCCACTGCTGGCTAGAGAACAAGTGAATTTAGCAGAATGGGCAATGCAATGGCAGAAGAAGGGCATGCTTGAGCATATTATTGACCCTCAACTTATAGGAAAGATCAACCTTGactctttaaagaaatttggaGAAACGGCAGAGAAATGTTTGGCCGATTATGGGGTTGATAGGCCAAGTATGGGTGACGTGTTGTGGAATTTGGAATATGCCCTTCAGCTTCAAGAGTCTGGATCTGGACTGCCGAGAGAACAACGTGAAGACAGCAACACTAATCCACCGGCACTACCAACACGTACAATTGTTCCCCAAGCTCCATCTAGCCATGTAAGAGAGAAGGAAGTTGATGGTAATGCTAGCTCAGACTTAAGAACAAGTCAAGTTTTTTCCCAGTTGATGACCAACGAAGGcagataa
- the LOC102607017 gene encoding uncharacterized protein LOC102607017 produces the protein MTDVRLHIYDVTNSGSEKTNNTILNINKIFKDGIGVGGIFHSAVQVYGDEEWSFGFCEQGSGVFSCPSGRNPMYTYRESIVLGKTNFSIFKVNQILRELSREWPGNSYDLLGRNCNHFCDEFCDRLGVPKLPGWVNRFANAGDAAMEVAGTTALRLRQAKTEIVSASKVAYRFLAGVASNVNGTNGANGTNGAVPDSPSNSNRGTPRFQGTWFKNLITTGAKPSSSSDIENHEEELSSATGSRSRRSSTATESTT, from the exons ATGACGGATGTGAGGCTTCACATTTACGATGTGACGAATAGTGGATCGGAGAAGACGAACAATactattttgaatattaacaAGATCTTTAAAGACGGTATAGGCGTCGGCGGCATCTTTCACAGCGCCGTTCAG GTATATGGAGATGAAGAATGGTCTTTTGGGTTTTGCGAACAAGGATCTGGAGTCTTTAGTTGTCCATCTGGAAGGAATCCAATGTATACATATCGTGAGTCCATTGTTCTTGGGAAAACAAACTTTTCAATCTTCAAGGTAAATCAGATACTACGGGAACTTAGTAGAGAGTGGCCTGGAAATTCGTACGACTTGTTGGGCAGAAACTGCAACCACTTTTGTGATGAGTTTTGTGATAGACTTGGTGTGCCAAAGCTTCCAG gtTGGGTTAATCGTTTTGCCAATGCCGGTGATGCTGCAATGGAAGTAGCAGGAACCACAGCATTACGG TTGAGGCAAGCCAAGACAGAGATCGTCTCAGCTAGCAAAGTGGCATATCGGTTTCTCGCAGGCGTTGCTTCCAATGTCAATGGAACCAATGGGGCCAATGGAACTAATGGGGCTGTTCCAGATTCTCCTAGCAATTCAAATAGAGGAACTCCTAGATTCCAAGGGACTTGGTTTAAAAACCTTATTACCACCGGGGCCAAACCTTCCAGTAGTTCAGATATCGAGAATCATGAAGAGGAATTATCATCTGCTACAGGATCAAGGTCCAGAAGAAGTTCCACTGCAACAGAATCAACAACTTGA
- the LOC102606714 gene encoding uncharacterized protein LOC102606714 produces the protein MDNMACNKVQPVVRKAKKKQAKDELDRIKQAEKKKRRLEKALATSAAIRSELEKKKQKKKEEQQRLDEEGAAIAEAVALHVLGEDSDDSCKLVLNQKGGFNPWDCDGNLDLFTSGRRVSLPHHNPPKCTLEEIGWLSNDYSSGCKWDEFGNGDWSFTYGPFGRNLSVPYLDDGGWGPSEFSAGLIAAEAVSSLQIGEDAQVNTIVLNGMLKSDEPWFKV, from the coding sequence ATGGATAACATGGCTTGTAACAAAGTGCAACCTGTTGTGCGGAAAGCCAAGAAGAAGCAGGCTAAGGATGAATTGGATCGCATCAAACAGgctgagaagaagaagaggcgTCTGGAGAAAGCCCTTGCTACTTCTGCAGCCATCCGATCAGAGCtagaaaagaagaaacagaaaaagaaggaagaaCAGCAAAGGCTTGATGAAGAAGGTGCTGCAATTGCTGAGGCTGTTGCTCTGCATGTACTTGGTGAAGATTCTGATGATTCATGTAAGCTTGTTCTGAACCAAAAAGGCGGGTTCAACCCTTGGGATTGTGATGGCAACTTAGACCTCTTCACAAGTGGAAGGAGAGTATCCCTCCCTCATCACAACCCTCCAAAGTGTACACTTGAAGAGATCGGGTGGCTCTCTAACGATTACAGTTCTGGATGCAAGTGGGATGAATTTGGAAATGGTGACTGGTCATTTACGTATGGGCCTTTTGGAAGAAATTTGAGCGTGCCATATCTTGATGATGGAGGTTGGGGGCCTTCAGAATTCTCAGCTGGTCTTATTGCAGCCGAGGCTGTTTCATCACTCCAGATTGGAGAGGATGCACAAGTCAACACTATTGTCCTCAATGGAATGCTAAAGAGTGATGAGCCTTGGTTCAAAGTCTAA